From one Synechocystis sp. PCC 6803 substr. PCC-P genomic stretch:
- a CDS encoding fatty acid desaturase: MGYFFLDVGLIAGFYALAAYLDSWFFYPIFWLIQGTLFWSLFVVGHDCGHGSFSKSKTLNNWIGHLSHTPILVPYHGWRISHRTHHANTGNIDTDESWYPVSEQKYNQMAWYEKLLRFYLPLIAYPIYLFRRSPNRQGSHFMPGSPLFRPGEKAAVLTSTFALAAFVGFLGFLTWQFGWLFLLKFYVAPYLVFVVWLDLVTFLHHTEDNIPWYRGDDWYFLKGALSTIDRDYGFINPIHHDIGTHVAHHIFSNMPHYKLRRATEAIKPILGEYYRYSDEPIWQAFFKSYWACHFVPNQGSGVYYQSPSNGGYQKKP; encoded by the coding sequence TTGGGCTACTTTTTTTTGGATGTTGGTTTAATTGCCGGGTTTTATGCTCTAGCGGCCTACCTTGATTCCTGGTTCTTCTATCCGATTTTTTGGTTAATTCAGGGAACCCTATTCTGGTCCCTGTTTGTGGTGGGCCATGATTGTGGCCATGGCTCCTTTTCCAAATCCAAAACCCTTAATAATTGGATTGGTCATCTCAGCCACACGCCAATTTTGGTGCCTTACCATGGCTGGCGTATTAGTCATCGTACTCACCATGCCAACACGGGCAATATCGACACCGACGAAAGTTGGTATCCAGTGTCGGAGCAAAAATATAACCAAATGGCCTGGTATGAAAAACTTCTACGTTTTTACTTGCCTCTGATCGCCTACCCCATTTATCTATTTCGGCGATCGCCAAACCGGCAAGGCTCCCATTTCATGCCCGGCAGTCCCCTATTCCGTCCCGGAGAAAAAGCAGCTGTTCTCACCAGCACCTTTGCCCTTGCAGCCTTTGTCGGCTTCCTTGGCTTTTTAACTTGGCAATTTGGCTGGCTATTTTTGCTGAAATTTTATGTTGCCCCCTACCTCGTGTTTGTGGTGTGGTTAGATTTGGTCACATTTTTACATCACACTGAAGACAATATCCCTTGGTATCGTGGTGATGACTGGTATTTTCTCAAAGGTGCCCTCTCCACCATTGATCGGGATTACGGCTTCATTAACCCCATTCACCATGACATTGGCACCCACGTCGCCCACCATATTTTCTCGAATATGCCCCACTACAAGTTACGCCGGGCGACTGAAGCCATCAAGCCCATTTTAGGGGAATATTATCGATATTCTGACGAGCCAATTTGGCAAGCTTTTTTTAAGTCCTACTGGGCTTGCCATTTTGTTCCTAATCAAGGTTCAGGGGTCTATTACCAATCCCCATCCAATGGTGGATATCAAAAGAAACCTTAA
- a CDS encoding YgiT-type zinc finger protein: MDNKTLVEKRVNYTLSLNGRLIIIENVPARVNEETGEQFFSPATVECLQQTVLDNQEPDHFIQIPVYSYSENQIIPNNYENG; this comes from the coding sequence ATGGACAACAAAACTCTGGTTGAAAAAAGGGTAAATTACACCCTTAGTTTAAATGGTCGGTTAATTATTATTGAAAACGTCCCAGCACGGGTTAATGAAGAAACTGGAGAGCAGTTTTTTTCGCCAGCAACGGTAGAGTGTTTACAACAGACTGTTCTAGACAATCAGGAGCCGGATCATTTTATTCAAATTCCGGTTTATAGTTATTCAGAAAATCAAATCATTCCTAATAATTACGAAAATGGATAA
- a CDS encoding NAD(P)H-hydrate dehydratase, producing MAVTSPWFRAVVSAAQMQEIENWLFTQGMPVAALMEKAALQTAQRLLTLYPLSTYPRIGVVVGPGHNGGDGLVVARELKLQGYQVQVLQPLDKLKPLTQNHVDYGKSLGIPWVDGVQALAHCDLIIDALFGVGLTRLITGAIADLITTINNLPIPVVSIDLPSGIETDTGEILGVAVEADRSFCLGLWKRAYFQDRALAHLGQTELLGIGLPPQAIANVLGEVWPVQVLGADQAQQTLPLSRPLVTHKYQQGHLLLICGSQQYAGGALLTTLGARASGVGMVTVAVPMGIKALLHSQCPEVLVKGLLETPSGAIAGLGNLDLSRYSAVALGPGLGSDVGPLVEEVLSVNCPLILDADGLNQLAQQQLLPLLAVRTAPTVLTPHGGEFKRLFPDIDQGDRLTAVQTAAAMCQATVLLKGAKTVIASPTGPTWAIKDSTPALARGGSGDVLTGLMGGILAQPEKFDLAQRVATAAWWHAQAGILASQQRTILGVDAQHLAEYLIPACRQWLGPNVANWPANLSHSS from the coding sequence ATGGCAGTGACGTCTCCATGGTTCCGGGCAGTGGTCAGTGCGGCCCAAATGCAGGAGATTGAAAATTGGCTATTCACCCAGGGTATGCCAGTGGCGGCCTTGATGGAAAAAGCGGCTCTACAGACCGCCCAGAGATTGCTAACGCTCTATCCCCTCAGCACATATCCCCGCATCGGGGTGGTGGTGGGCCCGGGCCATAACGGTGGCGATGGTTTAGTGGTGGCGAGGGAACTAAAGCTCCAGGGCTACCAGGTTCAGGTTTTACAGCCCTTGGACAAGTTAAAACCCCTGACCCAAAACCACGTTGACTACGGCAAAAGTTTGGGCATCCCTTGGGTGGATGGGGTCCAGGCTTTGGCCCATTGCGATCTGATTATTGATGCCTTGTTCGGCGTTGGTTTAACTAGACTTATCACCGGAGCAATCGCCGACCTAATCACAACTATCAACAATCTACCTATCCCCGTGGTCAGTATCGATCTACCTTCAGGTATTGAGACAGATACGGGGGAAATTTTAGGTGTAGCAGTGGAGGCAGACCGGAGTTTTTGTCTTGGTCTTTGGAAACGAGCTTACTTTCAGGACAGGGCTTTGGCCCACCTAGGTCAGACGGAGTTATTGGGCATCGGCTTACCCCCCCAGGCGATCGCCAATGTTTTAGGAGAAGTTTGGCCAGTGCAAGTCCTTGGAGCTGACCAAGCTCAACAAACATTGCCCCTCAGTCGCCCGTTAGTGACCCACAAGTATCAACAGGGCCACCTATTACTGATCTGCGGTTCTCAACAGTATGCCGGGGGAGCGTTGCTAACCACTCTGGGGGCCAGGGCCAGTGGGGTGGGGATGGTGACAGTGGCGGTGCCCATGGGGATTAAGGCCTTGCTCCACAGTCAATGTCCCGAAGTTTTGGTGAAAGGTCTTTTGGAAACTCCCTCCGGGGCGATCGCCGGTTTGGGCAATTTGGACCTATCCCGTTACAGTGCTGTGGCCCTTGGACCAGGGTTAGGCTCGGACGTGGGCCCCCTGGTGGAAGAAGTTTTGTCGGTTAATTGTCCCCTGATTTTGGATGCCGATGGTCTCAACCAATTGGCTCAGCAACAATTACTACCCCTATTGGCAGTACGGACAGCCCCCACCGTGTTAACTCCCCATGGAGGTGAATTTAAAAGACTTTTTCCCGACATTGACCAAGGCGATCGCCTCACTGCAGTGCAAACAGCGGCGGCCATGTGTCAGGCCACAGTGCTGCTCAAAGGGGCTAAAACGGTCATTGCTAGTCCAACGGGCCCCACCTGGGCAATCAAAGATAGTACTCCAGCCCTAGCCCGAGGAGGCAGTGGGGATGTCCTCACGGGATTAATGGGGGGTATCTTGGCCCAGCCAGAAAAATTTGACCTTGCCCAAAGGGTGGCAACAGCAGCCTGGTGGCATGCCCAAGCCGGTATTTTAGCGTCTCAACAAAGAACAATTCTGGGGGTAGACGCCCAACATTTAGCAGAGTATTTAATTCCGGCCTGTCGCCAGTGGCTTGGTCCCAATGTCGCTAACTGGCCCGCTAATTTGTCCCATTCAAGTTGA
- the ffh gene encoding signal recognition particle protein has product MFDALADRLEDAWKKLRGQDKISESNIKEALQEVRRALLAADVNLQVVKGFIKDVEQKALGADVISGVNPGQQFIKIVYDELVNLMGESNVPLAQAEQAPTVILMAGLQGTGKTTATAKLALYLRKQKRSALMVATDVYRPAAIDQLKTLGQQIDVPVFDLGSDANPVEIARQGVEKAKELGVDTVLIDTAGRLQIDPQMMAELAEIKQVVKPDDTLLVVDAMTGQEAANLTHTFHEQIGITGAILTKLDGDTRGGAALSVRQISGQPIKFVGVGEKVEALQPFYPDRLASRILNMGDVLTLVEKAQEAIDVGDVEKLQNKILEATFDFDDFIKQMRFMKNMGSLGGLLKMIPGMNKLSSGDIEKGEKELKRTEAMISSMTTEERKNPDLLAKSPSRRRRIAQGSGHSETDVSKLITNFTKMRTMMQQMGMGGMPGGMPGMGAMPGMGGGMFGGQPGPGFRGYRGGGGKPKKKKKKKGFGQL; this is encoded by the coding sequence ATGTTTGATGCCTTAGCCGATCGCCTTGAAGATGCCTGGAAGAAGCTCCGGGGTCAGGACAAAATTAGTGAAAGCAATATTAAAGAGGCGCTTCAGGAAGTCAGGAGAGCCCTGTTGGCGGCGGACGTGAATCTCCAGGTGGTCAAGGGTTTCATCAAAGACGTAGAGCAAAAAGCCCTCGGTGCGGATGTGATCAGTGGGGTTAACCCAGGGCAACAGTTCATCAAAATTGTTTACGACGAACTGGTAAACCTGATGGGGGAAAGCAACGTGCCCCTAGCTCAAGCAGAGCAAGCTCCCACCGTCATTCTTATGGCCGGCTTGCAGGGGACCGGGAAAACCACCGCCACGGCCAAATTAGCCCTCTATCTCCGCAAACAAAAACGCAGTGCCCTGATGGTGGCCACGGACGTTTATCGCCCCGCCGCCATTGACCAACTAAAAACTCTGGGGCAACAGATTGATGTGCCTGTATTTGACCTGGGCAGTGATGCCAACCCGGTGGAAATTGCCCGCCAAGGGGTGGAAAAAGCCAAGGAATTGGGAGTCGATACGGTCTTAATCGATACCGCCGGTCGTTTGCAGATTGATCCCCAAATGATGGCGGAGTTGGCCGAAATTAAACAGGTTGTTAAACCTGACGATACTCTACTGGTAGTAGATGCCATGACGGGGCAAGAGGCGGCCAATTTAACCCATACTTTCCACGAGCAAATTGGTATTACCGGAGCAATTCTTACCAAGTTAGATGGGGATACTAGGGGCGGTGCAGCCCTATCGGTGCGGCAAATTTCCGGCCAGCCGATCAAATTTGTCGGGGTGGGGGAAAAAGTGGAGGCCCTGCAACCTTTCTATCCCGATCGCCTAGCCAGTCGGATTTTAAACATGGGGGATGTGCTGACCCTGGTGGAAAAAGCCCAAGAGGCGATCGATGTCGGGGACGTGGAGAAGTTACAGAACAAGATTCTCGAAGCCACCTTCGATTTTGATGACTTCATTAAGCAAATGCGCTTTATGAAGAATATGGGTTCCCTAGGGGGTCTGCTGAAAATGATTCCCGGCATGAATAAGCTCAGCAGTGGCGACATCGAAAAAGGGGAAAAGGAACTCAAGCGCACCGAAGCCATGATTAGTTCCATGACCACGGAGGAAAGGAAGAATCCCGATTTATTAGCTAAATCCCCCAGTCGGCGTCGTCGCATAGCCCAAGGATCGGGTCATAGTGAAACCGATGTGTCTAAGCTAATCACCAATTTCACCAAGATGCGGACCATGATGCAGCAAATGGGCATGGGAGGAATGCCTGGAGGTATGCCAGGGATGGGAGCAATGCCAGGCATGGGGGGAGGTATGTTTGGCGGTCAACCAGGCCCAGGTTTTCGAGGTTACAGAGGTGGTGGCGGTAAGCCGAAAAAGAAAAAGAAGAAAAAAGGTTTTGGCCAGCTTTAA
- a CDS encoding transglycosylase domain-containing protein — MSSTSTLKPSSTKVKAKAQPNFFQRVLCTTGTTFLGVGLVSTAVVAGGVAGLAFSFRNLPDVRGLTSYVPAQTSYIYDAKGRELLSLHGEEHRKIVPLAEISPNLKRAVLAIEDSNFYKHQGINPNSIGRALLVNFKSGGVSEGASTLSMQLVKNIYLSQKRVFTRKLAEAVLAIRVEQVFDKDQILDMYLNYIYWGHNNYGIQTAAESYFKKSAADLDLAESAMLAGMIQAPEAYSPFNNFTAAKERQEVVLDRMVSIGWITPAEAEAAKKEPLQNKLGQPTAWQNSKLPYVTDAVIAELETRFGKEALAQGGLRVQSTVDYDTQKLAEKTVKSAYSGLRGRMGRAKDLQIALVAVEPETHFIKAMAGGVDYNKSQLNRVTISRRQPGSAFKPFVYYSAFASGKYTPDSSIEDRPISLRDGAGFYSPKNYGGGFSGSMSIRQAVASSANIPAVLIGSRVGLNKVIEDAKQMGIKTPLQSVLSLPLGSVDVTPLDMAVGYATLASNGWYSEPTAILRVTNVRGDVLLDNTPKPQQVLDPWAAASTSSVLTSVVQGGTGKSAYLGRPTAGKTGTTDNERNVWFVGYVPQLATAVWIGDDANRSLGKGISGGGYAAPIWRSFMSQAIKNMPVENFPSPSQFPRPKPEKQQKS; from the coding sequence GTGTCATCCACTAGCACCCTAAAACCGTCTTCCACCAAGGTCAAAGCCAAAGCCCAGCCTAATTTTTTCCAGCGGGTATTGTGCACCACCGGCACCACTTTTCTGGGGGTGGGTCTAGTTTCTACCGCTGTGGTGGCAGGAGGGGTGGCTGGCTTGGCCTTTAGTTTTCGTAATCTACCCGATGTGCGGGGTCTAACTTCCTACGTGCCCGCCCAAACCAGTTATATCTACGATGCCAAAGGACGGGAATTGCTCAGCCTCCACGGGGAAGAACATCGCAAAATTGTGCCCCTGGCGGAAATTTCTCCCAACCTAAAACGTGCCGTACTGGCGATCGAAGACAGCAATTTTTATAAACACCAAGGCATCAACCCCAACAGCATTGGGCGGGCCCTGTTAGTCAACTTTAAAAGTGGTGGAGTAAGCGAAGGGGCTTCTACCCTTAGCATGCAGTTGGTAAAAAATATTTATCTGAGCCAAAAAAGAGTTTTTACCCGCAAATTGGCCGAAGCGGTTTTGGCGATTAGAGTCGAACAGGTATTCGACAAAGACCAAATTTTGGACATGTACCTCAACTATATCTACTGGGGCCATAATAACTACGGTATCCAAACGGCGGCTGAGAGCTACTTTAAAAAATCCGCTGCTGATCTAGATTTGGCCGAATCGGCTATGTTGGCTGGCATGATCCAAGCCCCGGAGGCCTATAGCCCTTTCAACAACTTTACTGCGGCTAAGGAACGCCAGGAAGTCGTACTAGACCGCATGGTCAGTATTGGTTGGATTACCCCTGCCGAGGCCGAGGCAGCAAAAAAAGAACCCCTCCAGAACAAGTTGGGTCAACCCACTGCTTGGCAAAACAGCAAATTGCCCTACGTTACCGATGCAGTTATTGCTGAACTGGAAACTAGATTCGGGAAAGAAGCCTTGGCCCAGGGCGGTTTGAGAGTACAAAGTACCGTTGACTACGACACCCAAAAGCTGGCGGAAAAAACTGTCAAGTCCGCCTATAGCGGTTTGCGGGGACGCATGGGAAGGGCAAAGGATTTACAGATTGCCCTAGTGGCGGTGGAGCCGGAAACCCATTTCATCAAAGCCATGGCCGGGGGAGTGGACTACAACAAAAGCCAACTTAATCGGGTCACCATTTCCCGTCGTCAGCCGGGTTCGGCCTTTAAACCCTTTGTTTATTACAGTGCCTTTGCCAGTGGAAAATACACCCCCGATTCCTCCATTGAAGACCGTCCCATCAGTTTGAGAGACGGAGCAGGTTTCTATTCTCCCAAAAACTATGGCGGCGGTTTTTCCGGCTCTATGTCCATTCGCCAGGCAGTGGCCAGTTCTGCCAATATTCCAGCGGTGTTGATTGGTAGTCGTGTTGGCCTTAATAAGGTGATTGAGGATGCTAAGCAGATGGGCATTAAAACACCATTGCAATCTGTTCTTTCCTTGCCCCTGGGGTCGGTGGATGTGACTCCATTGGATATGGCCGTAGGTTATGCCACCCTAGCTAGCAATGGCTGGTATTCTGAGCCCACCGCAATTTTGCGGGTTACCAATGTGCGGGGAGATGTCCTGCTAGACAATACTCCCAAGCCCCAACAAGTGTTAGATCCCTGGGCTGCGGCTAGTACTTCTTCAGTGCTCACTTCCGTTGTCCAGGGAGGGACAGGTAAATCGGCCTACCTAGGGCGTCCCACTGCTGGCAAAACTGGCACCACAGACAATGAGCGCAACGTTTGGTTTGTGGGTTATGTGCCCCAATTGGCCACCGCCGTCTGGATTGGAGATGATGCTAACCGTTCTCTGGGTAAGGGGATTTCAGGAGGGGGTTATGCCGCTCCCATTTGGCGCTCTTTTATGAGTCAGGCCATCAAAAATATGCCAGTGGAAAACTTCCCCTCTCCTTCCCAATTCCCCCGTCCCAAGCCGGAAAAACAGCAAAAATCCTAG
- a CDS encoding transposase produces MLRIKENENKQKKKELRYRERNREERVKYYRMLRELIKLYGSQAIVYIDESGFEAIQACIYAWSKKGKKVYGDRQGKRGVRENLVAGRRKGKKDLIAPMVFTGSLNAEGFEGWLKLYLLPSLDIPSILIMDNAPIHRKTAIKELAKEAGHEVLFLPKYSPDLNDIEHDFSALKRARMYAPIDTSLDEIIRSYCGV; encoded by the coding sequence ATATTACGCATTAAAGAAAATGAAAATAAACAGAAAAAAAAAGAACTACGTTATCGAGAAAGAAACCGGGAGGAACGAGTTAAGTACTATAGAATGTTAAGAGAACTAATTAAGCTCTATGGTAGTCAAGCTATAGTTTACATAGATGAATCTGGATTCGAAGCAATCCAGGCTTGTATTTATGCCTGGTCAAAAAAAGGAAAAAAAGTTTATGGAGATAGACAAGGAAAAAGGGGAGTCAGAGAAAATCTAGTAGCAGGGAGAAGAAAAGGAAAAAAAGATTTGATTGCGCCGATGGTTTTTACCGGGAGTTTGAATGCAGAAGGCTTTGAAGGATGGTTAAAATTATATTTGCTACCCTCCCTCGACATTCCATCAATATTAATAATGGATAATGCTCCTATTCATCGTAAAACTGCCATTAAAGAATTGGCTAAAGAAGCAGGTCATGAAGTTCTTTTTTTGCCGAAATATTCTCCTGATTTAAATGATATTGAGCATGACTTTAGTGCCTTGAAACGAGCTAGAATGTACGCTCCTATTGACACGTCTCTTGATGAAATTATCCGTTCTTACTGTGGCGTTTAG
- a CDS encoding segregation/condensation protein A: protein MTPSAASHAIDTLIEMAHQGEINPWDVSVIDVIDRFLQDLGILNSLDLNFQQQNLPRSGQAFLWASMLVRYKADSLHNLEQEPEEVLPEAELEEWPDGLIARLPRDLENRLRRRTAVPPLQRRRVTLAELIDQIEAIAVEIEKSEQKPKRVKRARPQSRREALQIITELAHQENLTELASQLEQFLQTRLPEILPDLPHRSWVDLDTLLHCWHHHLDPDKLPDKKDKVGVFWALLLLSSQSKVSLAQEEFYQDLQVQIIDDSEKNIQLTLDPETEVLNSA from the coding sequence ATGACACCATCTGCGGCGAGTCATGCCATTGATACCCTGATCGAAATGGCCCACCAAGGGGAGATTAACCCCTGGGACGTGTCGGTGATCGATGTAATTGATCGCTTTTTGCAGGATCTGGGCATTCTCAACAGCCTCGACCTGAATTTTCAACAGCAAAATTTACCCCGTTCTGGCCAGGCTTTTCTTTGGGCCTCCATGTTGGTGCGCTACAAAGCTGACAGTCTCCACAATTTGGAGCAGGAACCAGAAGAAGTTTTACCTGAAGCTGAGCTAGAAGAATGGCCCGATGGTCTAATTGCCCGGTTACCAAGGGATTTAGAAAATCGTCTGCGTCGCCGCACTGCTGTCCCGCCCCTACAACGTCGTCGGGTTACCCTGGCGGAATTAATTGATCAGATCGAGGCGATCGCCGTTGAAATCGAAAAAAGCGAACAAAAACCCAAGCGGGTGAAACGGGCCCGTCCCCAATCCCGGCGGGAAGCACTACAAATCATTACCGAATTAGCCCACCAGGAAAATTTAACTGAGTTAGCCAGCCAATTGGAACAATTTTTACAAACCCGTCTGCCGGAAATTTTGCCTGATTTACCCCATCGTTCCTGGGTAGATTTGGATACATTACTCCACTGTTGGCATCATCATTTAGATCCAGATAAATTGCCGGATAAAAAAGATAAAGTTGGCGTATTTTGGGCATTACTATTATTAAGTTCCCAGTCGAAAGTATCTTTGGCTCAGGAAGAGTTTTACCAAGATTTACAAGTTCAAATTATTGATGACTCTGAAAAAAATATACAGTTAACCTTAGATCCAGAAACAGAAGTGTTAAACTCAGCCTAG
- the pdxH gene encoding pyridoxamine 5'-phosphate oxidase, with the protein MDGVSLADLRLNYTQGGLIEAEVADHPFAQFHIWLQQAIAAELPEPNAMTLSTLSEEGHPVGRMVLLKGLDERGFVFYTNYDSAKGQQLTAHPWAGLVFWWAALERQVRVDGQVEKIDPAESDAYFQSRPRGSQLGAWASPQSRIVGDRQELEDNLARWEKQYENQSIPRPPHWGGFRVIPHRIEFWQGRPSRLHDRLQFNLLDGQWHRQRLAP; encoded by the coding sequence ATGGATGGGGTTTCCCTCGCGGATTTACGCTTGAACTATACCCAGGGGGGTTTAATCGAGGCTGAGGTGGCAGACCATCCCTTTGCCCAATTTCACATATGGCTCCAACAGGCGATCGCCGCTGAGTTGCCAGAACCCAATGCTATGACTTTAAGCACTCTGTCCGAGGAAGGCCATCCGGTGGGGCGTATGGTGCTGCTCAAGGGTTTGGATGAGCGGGGCTTCGTTTTTTACACTAACTATGACAGTGCCAAGGGGCAACAGTTAACGGCCCATCCTTGGGCAGGATTAGTGTTTTGGTGGGCGGCCCTAGAAAGACAGGTACGGGTGGATGGTCAAGTGGAAAAAATTGATCCGGCAGAATCCGATGCCTATTTTCAGTCCCGTCCCCGGGGTTCTCAATTGGGGGCCTGGGCTTCTCCCCAAAGTCGGATTGTTGGCGATCGCCAGGAGTTAGAAGACAATCTAGCCCGTTGGGAAAAACAATACGAAAACCAATCCATTCCCCGCCCCCCCCACTGGGGAGGATTTCGAGTGATTCCCCATCGCATCGAATTTTGGCAAGGCCGCCCTAGTCGTCTCCATGACCGTTTGCAATTTAATTTGCTTGATGGTCAATGGCACAGACAGAGGTTGGCGCCGTAG
- the gatB gene encoding Asp-tRNA(Asn)/Glu-tRNA(Gln) amidotransferase subunit GatB, with amino-acid sequence MTATAVKTDYEAIIGLETHCQLNTASKIFCNCSTDFDSPPNTNVCPVCLGYPGVLPVLNEEVLAAAVKLGLAINGQIAPYSKFDRKQYFYPDLPKNYQISQFDLPIVEHGSLEIELVDKKTKEITRKTIGITRLHMEEDAGKLVHAGSDRLAGSTHSLVDFNRTGVPLLEIVSEPDLRTGQEAAEYAQSLRQLVRYLGISDGNMQEGSLRCDVNISVRPVGQKEFGTKVEIKNMNSFSAIQKAIEYEIERQIKAIADGEEIYQETRLWEEGSQRTISMRKKEGSSDYRYFPEPDLPPLEVSEQQKQTWFATLPELPSAKRARYEQKLGLSAYDARVLTEDRDVALYFEEAVNAGADPKAVANWVTQDIAAYLNNNRLTISGLALKPSALAELIDLITKGTISGKIAKDILPELLEKGGSPQKIIEARGLVQISDPDELTAIIQAVIADHPKELEKFRSGKGNMQGFFVGQVMKRTGGKADPKLTNQLIGKLLAQA; translated from the coding sequence ATGACTGCCACTGCTGTTAAAACCGATTACGAAGCGATTATTGGGCTAGAAACCCACTGTCAGCTCAACACAGCTAGTAAGATTTTTTGTAATTGCTCCACTGATTTTGACAGTCCCCCCAACACCAATGTCTGTCCGGTGTGTTTGGGTTATCCGGGGGTTCTGCCAGTGCTCAATGAAGAAGTGTTGGCGGCGGCGGTTAAACTTGGCTTAGCCATCAATGGCCAGATTGCCCCCTACAGTAAGTTTGACCGCAAGCAGTATTTTTATCCGGATTTACCTAAGAACTATCAAATTTCCCAGTTTGATTTGCCCATTGTGGAGCATGGCTCCTTGGAAATTGAGTTGGTGGATAAAAAAACTAAAGAGATTACCCGCAAAACCATTGGCATCACTCGTTTACATATGGAGGAAGATGCGGGCAAATTAGTCCATGCGGGGAGCGATCGCCTGGCGGGGTCAACCCATTCCCTGGTGGATTTCAATCGCACTGGGGTACCTTTACTAGAAATTGTTTCGGAGCCGGATTTACGCACGGGGCAGGAAGCGGCGGAGTATGCCCAGTCTTTACGCCAACTGGTGCGTTACCTAGGCATTAGCGACGGCAATATGCAAGAAGGTTCCCTCCGTTGTGATGTAAATATTTCTGTGCGTCCGGTGGGGCAAAAGGAATTTGGCACCAAGGTGGAGATCAAAAACATGAACTCCTTTAGCGCCATCCAAAAGGCGATCGAGTATGAGATTGAAAGGCAAATTAAGGCCATCGCCGACGGGGAGGAGATTTACCAAGAAACCCGCCTCTGGGAGGAAGGCAGTCAGCGCACCATCAGCATGCGAAAAAAGGAAGGCTCCAGCGATTATCGCTATTTTCCTGAACCGGACTTGCCCCCCTTAGAAGTGTCCGAGCAACAGAAACAAACTTGGTTTGCAACCTTGCCGGAACTCCCCAGTGCCAAACGGGCCCGCTATGAACAGAAACTGGGTTTATCTGCCTATGATGCCCGGGTATTGACCGAAGACCGGGATGTGGCGCTCTATTTTGAGGAAGCGGTGAATGCCGGAGCTGACCCGAAAGCAGTGGCCAATTGGGTTACCCAGGACATTGCCGCCTACCTCAACAACAACCGTTTGACCATCAGCGGGCTGGCCCTGAAACCGTCGGCCCTGGCGGAGTTAATTGATCTAATTACCAAAGGCACCATTAGCGGCAAAATTGCCAAAGATATTCTGCCGGAGTTGCTGGAAAAAGGTGGCTCTCCCCAGAAAATTATTGAAGCTAGGGGCTTGGTGCAAATTTCTGACCCCGACGAGTTGACTGCCATCATCCAAGCTGTCATTGCTGACCATCCCAAGGAGTTGGAAAAATTCCGCAGTGGTAAGGGCAATATGCAGGGTTTCTTTGTCGGTCAAGTCATGAAACGTACTGGCGGCAAGGCAGATCCAAAGTTGACTAATCAATTAATTGGTAAACTCCTGGCCCAAGCTTAA
- a CDS encoding IS630 transposase-related protein encodes MAYSLDLRQRVVAYIEAGGKITEASKIYKIGKASIYRWLNRVDLSPTKVERRHRKLDWEALKKDVEENPDARLIDRAKKFGVRPSAVYYALKKMKINRKKKNYVIEKETGRNELSTIEC; translated from the coding sequence ATGGCTTACAGTTTAGATTTAAGGCAAAGGGTAGTAGCTTATATAGAAGCTGGAGGAAAAATAACTGAGGCTTCCAAGATATATAAAATAGGAAAAGCCTCGATATACAGATGGTTAAATAGAGTAGATTTAAGCCCAACAAAAGTAGAGCGTCGCCATAGGAAATTAGACTGGGAAGCTCTAAAAAAAGACGTAGAAGAAAATCCCGATGCAAGATTGATAGACAGAGCCAAGAAATTTGGAGTGAGGCCGAGTGCCGTATATTACGCATTAAAGAAAATGAAAATAAACAGAAAAAAAAAGAACTACGTTATCGAGAAAGAAACCGGGAGGAACGAGTTAAGTACTATAGAATGTTAA